The Peribacillus simplex genome contains the following window.
GCAAAAATTCTTTTCTTCATTTTTGGCAACCTCCTTTCCTTCTTTATCATTAGTTATTTTGCCCGAACGAGAAAATAACTTGCGTCCTATTTTTAATTTTAAAAAGGAAATACACTTACCTCATATTTATTGGAATTTAATAATTAAAAAATGCCGGACATATAAAAATGTCCGGCATTCAAAGGGAGAATGGAAAGGGTCTAATTAAAAAAGCCCATGCAGTGCTCTTTAATATATACACCGCTGCACGATTCCTTAAACCACTTTTAAAAATATAGTCATATTAGTCCATTTTCTTTCCCCGAAAATGAATGCACTTCTTATTTGTCACCAAAGGCAAACATGATTTCGGCTTCACATGCTACTTCTCCGTCTACCGTTGCCACTGCTTTCCCTTTACCCATTGACCCTCTCATACGCACTATTTCCACTTCCAGGCGCAGTTGATCACCTGGTTTTACTTGCTTTTTAAAGCGGCAATTATCAATTCCAGCAAAAAATGCAAGCCGTCCTTTATATTCTTCTTGTTTCAAAACCGCTACAGCGCCAACTTGCGCTAAAGCCTCTACAATTAAAACACCAGGCATAACTGGGTAATCCGGAAAATGACCATTAAAGAATTCTTCATTAGCTGAGACATTCTTCAAACCTACCGCTCTTTTCCCTTCATCTATTTCTATGATCCGGTCCACTAATAAGAATGGGTAACGATGCGGAATAATTTCCTTTATTTGTGTGATATCAAGCATTTTTGTTCCTCCTATGATTTAAATATTTCTAACATAACGTTAACTCGCCCCTGCCATAAAGACAGAGGCGTAGTTGCTATGTAATATAAATCCGTTAACGACAGCAACTACCTCAATGGAACTACGCATCCTTGTTCACTATATCAATAATATGGGTCCATGTGGATTTTTGGAAAACATCCATTGCATGTCCTCCACCGATCACACTGTATCCTATAAGTGCCCCGGATAACACAGCAATGAAAATCAATCCGATAACAATGAGTAAACGAAGCCAAATTGGCAAAAGACGGACCTTGATTCTACGATTCGGTTTCGTCTCAACTTCCTTTATCTCTTCTTCAATTTGTTGTCTCATTACACGATTTTGTTCCATATAGAATGTGAAAGCTCCTTTTTCTAAGAAAACTCGCCGACTGATTCCCCCCATACTCCAGAAAATAGGCAGCTATGGACAAACGATTCTCTTTGATATGAATTCATTATAACCGATTTGCTATAATTCCGCAGGGAGACATTTTATTTTCCCCGATAACTTAACGGATTCCATTGATTAATCCGCTCATTTGATCAGCCATCGTTACAGCCCGGGATTGAAATTGATAAGACCGCTGAACATTGATAAGATCCGTCATTTCTTCGGAAAGATCGACATTTGAGGACTCCAGAGTTCCTTGACGGATAGCTATCTGGTTGCGGGAATCCCCTGTTAATGCGGTCATGATATCGTCATCAGTTACACCCAATTCATTGATGTTTTCGGGCAGGCCAAGTAAATTTCCGCCTAGCCGCTCAAGAAATTGCGGCTTCTTTATCGAGACGATGCCGAGCCCAAAACTCTTTTTTCCGTATTCTTCCGTATCGACCGTCAAAAAACCATTTTTCGAAATTTTAATGTCTCTAACATTTCCGTCAATAAGGATCGGGTCACCATTTTCATCAAGCACCTGATGTCCAGCAGAGGTAACGAGCACCATTTGGTCCTGATCATTCGCATTTGGAGATAAATAAAAGGCGCCATCCCTTGTAAGCCTTGTATTAACCCCTTTACCGTCCTGAACGCTTACGGTGAAGAATTGGTCTTCACTAGTGAATGCAGCATCAAGATTACGGTCCGTAGTCTTTAAGGACCCCTGTGAAAGCACCAATTGAGACTGGCTTATCTTAGCACCTGTTCCCTGCCTTATGCCAGGTGCGGTCAACCTTCCTTTTTCCTTGGTCTCACTTGGTTGATTATTGAAACTCTGGGTCAGTAAGTCATTAAAGCTCGTTTGGGTCTTTTTGTAGGCAGTCGAGTCCACATTAGAGATATTATTACTTATTTGATCGATTTTACTTTGAAGCTGGTTCAGCGTATTTGTCGCTGTCATCATGGTACGATTCATGTATATTCCCCTTACATGTCCAAATTTCCAAAGGCGGTTTTCTGCTAATGTTCAATTAAAGCCTGCCAACTTCATTGACCGCTTTATCCAAACTTTTATCATAGGCTTGGAGAACCTTCTGACTCGCTTCAAAAGAGCGGTATGCCGACATCATTTCTGTCATCGTTCTCGATTGGTCGACATTAGAGCCTTCAAGGAACCCTTGCTTAGTAGAAAAACCGACCCCTTCAGACGTGTATGCGCTAGGTAACTTCCCATCATTCACAGCCTTATAAAGGCCTTCCCCATCCTTAATGAGCTGTGATGATGGATCATCTGAATAACCGATGCCGAGACGTGCCGTTTGAACATTCCCTTCTAAAATAACACCGTTTTCCGTTACGGTGAACTGATCGCTATCAAGCTGGATTCGATTATTATTTTCATTCAATACATAATGACCGGCAGGTGAAGTCAGATAACCTTGTCCATCTAGAGTGAAACTGCCGTTGCGCGTATAACGGATGCCACCATCACCATCCTGAACAGTAAAAAACACCGACCCTCGCAGACCGGTTTCTTCATTGATCGGAAGGCTTTCATCGGCCAAGGAAATATCTGTATTAAGCTCGGTTTCCTCCAATGTACCCTGGGTAAATAAAGGATTTGCCTCCTGTACGTAAACCCCAGTACTGAGCCCCCCGACCTGGGATAATTCAGGCAAGTTCAATTTATTCTCCGCAGGAACCGTTTTGCCTTCTATGTTGCTGATAAGCATTTCCGGAAAAGACCTTACACTCATTTGATCTGCTTTATACCCTGTTGTATTCGCATTGGACATATTGTTTGTGAGCAATTCTGTGCGCCTTTGCTGTGTAAGCATCCCGGAAGCAGCTGTATAAAAACCTCTTAACATCCTCTTCACTCCTCATTCTACATAACTTATCCCGTTCAATTTCTCATATTTATCTTATCGGTCATGAACGTCAGTATCTTAAGGAAAGGACTAGCATTAGGCAGAAGAATTTATATGTATCGTAGGCTAGGTCAGATTTAAAGGAATGGTGTTAAATTCTCGACTAAAAGAAGAGGGCCTATTGCTCATCAGTACTAGAACTGCACGCACTTTCACTATGCCTCATGTTTGTCTGAACCTTAGACCCCTATCTTATGATGCAGATTTCCATCCGCTTTTTAGTTGAATTTGTGCCGTGGCAATTTATCCATATTATCAAGCATGATTCCAGTTCCAATCGCTACACAATCCATCGGGTGTTCGGCAACGAGTACTGGGACCTTAAGCTCTTCAGCGAGGAGTAAATCAATCCCGTGAAGCAACGCTCCCCCGCCTGTTAAAATGACGCCGCGATCGATGATATCAGCAGAAAGTTCAGGCGGTGTCCGCTCAAGTACGCTTTTTGCAGCTTGTACAATGATTGAAACCTGCTCACGAAGAGCTTCCTCAATTTCTTCCGAATTGACCGAAATGGTTCTAGGTAATCCTGATACCATATCTCGTCCACGAATATCGATGACTTCATTACGGGAACCAGGGAAGACTGTTGCAACCTGAATTTTAATGTTTTCCGCTGTACGTTCACCAATCAGAAGCTTATACTTCCGCTTGATATAATGTAAAATTTCATTATCGAATTTGTCACCGGCCATTTTAATGGAAGAAGATGTAACGATATCCCCCATTGAAAGGACGGCAATATCCGTTGTACCCCCGCCAATGTCCACGACCATATTGCCGCTAGGTTGAAAAATATCCATGCCGGCACCGATTGCAGCCACTTTTGGTTCTTCTTCAAGGAATACTTTCTTCCCTCCGCTTTTTTCAGCAGCTTCTTTAATCGCCTTTTGTTCGACACTTGTTATGTTCGTCGGGCAGCAGATCAAAATTCTAGGCTTTGAAAGGAAGCCTTTCACATTCAATGTATTGATAAAATGCTTAAGCATCGATTCTGTTACATCAAAATCCGCAATGACCCCGTCTTTTAATGGACGAATTGCGATGATGTTTCCTGGAGTACGGCCTACCATTTTACGAGCTTCTTCCCCGACAGCAAGAACACGGTTCGTATTCTTATCAATCGCTACTACCGAAGGCTCATTTAACACAATTCCTTTACCTTTGACATGTATAAGAACATTGGCTGTTCCAAGATCTATCCCAATATCTCTAGCAAACATTTCTTAAATCCTCCTTGAATATCCTCACATATAACCTACTTCTGTCCTAATTGTTTATTTTACCATATTGCATTGGCACAAGTAAGTATGAATTATAAATAAACACTAATACTGACTATTTTTACCTCTTTTTCCAATATGTAAAAAAAT
Protein-coding sequences here:
- a CDS encoding flagellar hook-basal body protein, with amino-acid sequence MLRGFYTAASGMLTQQRRTELLTNNMSNANTTGYKADQMSVRSFPEMLISNIEGKTVPAENKLNLPELSQVGGLSTGVYVQEANPLFTQGTLEETELNTDISLADESLPINEETGLRGSVFFTVQDGDGGIRYTRNGSFTLDGQGYLTSPAGHYVLNENNNRIQLDSDQFTVTENGVILEGNVQTARLGIGYSDDPSSQLIKDGEGLYKAVNDGKLPSAYTSEGVGFSTKQGFLEGSNVDQSRTMTEMMSAYRSFEASQKVLQAYDKSLDKAVNEVGRL
- the fabZ gene encoding 3-hydroxyacyl-ACP dehydratase FabZ, whose product is MLDITQIKEIIPHRYPFLLVDRIIEIDEGKRAVGLKNVSANEEFFNGHFPDYPVMPGVLIVEALAQVGAVAVLKQEEYKGRLAFFAGIDNCRFKKQVKPGDQLRLEVEIVRMRGSMGKGKAVATVDGEVACEAEIMFAFGDK
- a CDS encoding flagellar hook-basal body protein; amino-acid sequence: MNRTMMTATNTLNQLQSKIDQISNNISNVDSTAYKKTQTSFNDLLTQSFNNQPSETKEKGRLTAPGIRQGTGAKISQSQLVLSQGSLKTTDRNLDAAFTSEDQFFTVSVQDGKGVNTRLTRDGAFYLSPNANDQDQMVLVTSAGHQVLDENGDPILIDGNVRDIKISKNGFLTVDTEEYGKKSFGLGIVSIKKPQFLERLGGNLLGLPENINELGVTDDDIMTALTGDSRNQIAIRQGTLESSNVDLSEEMTDLINVQRSYQFQSRAVTMADQMSGLINGIR
- a CDS encoding rod shape-determining protein, with product MFARDIGIDLGTANVLIHVKGKGIVLNEPSVVAIDKNTNRVLAVGEEARKMVGRTPGNIIAIRPLKDGVIADFDVTESMLKHFINTLNVKGFLSKPRILICCPTNITSVEQKAIKEAAEKSGGKKVFLEEEPKVAAIGAGMDIFQPSGNMVVDIGGGTTDIAVLSMGDIVTSSSIKMAGDKFDNEILHYIKRKYKLLIGERTAENIKIQVATVFPGSRNEVIDIRGRDMVSGLPRTISVNSEEIEEALREQVSIIVQAAKSVLERTPPELSADIIDRGVILTGGGALLHGIDLLLAEELKVPVLVAEHPMDCVAIGTGIMLDNMDKLPRHKFN
- a CDS encoding DNA-directed RNA polymerase subunit beta; the encoded protein is MEQNRVMRQQIEEEIKEVETKPNRRIKVRLLPIWLRLLIVIGLIFIAVLSGALIGYSVIGGGHAMDVFQKSTWTHIIDIVNKDA